A genomic stretch from Sulfobacillus thermosulfidooxidans includes:
- a CDS encoding trans-sulfuration enzyme family protein yields the protein MSQQWRRNTLLVHAGTPALGDIEPTALPIFPSTSYRSRSAQMLDQLMGGEIEGFSYARHANPNVEALVDAMKQLERAETGIATASGMAAIDAAVYATHVEPGDTLLVSQDVYGASLNLLSTVWGEMGVKVVIEDFTDLSHFQKLLQLHKPRTVLMETLSNPLLKVLDIPQIVGLVHSLGAQLIVDNTFTTPLIMRPLEWGADLVVHSATKYLGGHGDAMGGIVLGREEYHNRLHQYLKLRGAVLGPFEAWLIHRGLRTLGVRFERQCHNAAKLARILQESQMFTRVFYPLFVDHPTHTVAERLLPADLGGAVVTLDLGGGKEDVFRFLDHLQLVASATTVGDIYTLCLYPLIASHRNQTPEERAKMGITDSMVRISVGLEDPEDIALDLIQAASAVRISDSLVTQKE from the coding sequence GCGACATCGAGCCTACCGCGTTACCCATTTTTCCGTCAACCAGTTATCGTTCTCGCTCAGCCCAAATGTTAGATCAACTAATGGGTGGAGAAATCGAGGGCTTTTCCTATGCCCGTCATGCTAATCCCAATGTGGAAGCTTTAGTTGATGCTATGAAGCAACTTGAACGGGCCGAGACCGGAATTGCGACGGCTTCGGGAATGGCGGCCATTGATGCGGCTGTATATGCCACTCATGTTGAACCAGGGGATACGCTCTTAGTCAGTCAAGATGTGTATGGCGCGTCGTTGAATCTGTTAAGCACCGTGTGGGGTGAAATGGGGGTGAAGGTAGTCATTGAAGACTTTACCGACCTCTCTCATTTTCAGAAACTTCTTCAGCTTCACAAGCCGCGAACGGTTTTAATGGAAACATTGTCTAATCCCTTGTTAAAAGTATTGGATATTCCGCAAATTGTTGGCTTAGTTCATAGTTTAGGTGCTCAACTTATCGTGGACAACACCTTTACCACACCGCTCATCATGCGGCCTCTAGAATGGGGGGCTGATCTTGTGGTGCATAGTGCAACTAAATATTTGGGTGGACATGGAGATGCGATGGGCGGTATTGTTCTTGGGCGAGAAGAATATCATAATCGTCTTCATCAATATTTAAAGTTGCGCGGGGCGGTATTAGGTCCTTTTGAAGCATGGTTGATTCACCGGGGACTCCGCACGCTGGGCGTTCGTTTCGAACGGCAGTGTCACAATGCCGCCAAATTGGCCCGGATTTTACAGGAATCCCAGATGTTTACCCGGGTCTTCTATCCCTTATTTGTAGATCACCCGACGCATACGGTGGCAGAACGACTGTTGCCAGCGGATTTGGGTGGGGCGGTGGTTACCCTAGACTTAGGCGGCGGTAAAGAGGACGTGTTTCGATTTTTGGACCATCTTCAACTCGTCGCTTCAGCGACAACGGTTGGGGATATCTATACCTTATGTCTGTATCCTTTAATTGCTTCACACCGGAATCAAACACCCGAAGAACGAGCCAAAATGGGGATTACGGATAGTATGGTTCGGATTTCAGTAGGATTAGAAGATCCCGAAGATATCGCTTTAGATTTGATTCAAGCGGCATCGGCCGTGCGTATTTCCGATTCGTTGGTCACACAAAAAGAATAG
- the sufB gene encoding Fe-S cluster assembly protein SufB, giving the protein MASKPTIVNEEYQYGFNDGDVGVLKFARGLSRETVEEISRIKQEPKWMLDFRLHALDVFYKKPMQNWGADLSKLNFDDIIYYVKPSENQGRTWDEVPQAIKDTFERLGIPEAERKFLAGVSAQYESEVVYHSIRKDLEEKGIIFLDTDSALREYPDLVREYFGTVIPPEDNKFAALNSAVWSGGSFVYIPKGVKSDIPLQAYFRINSENMGQFERTLIIADEDSFGHYVEGCTAPSYNSESLHSAVVEIIVKDGARMRYTTVQNWAPNVYNLVTKRAVAYRNATMEWVDGNIGSKATMKYPSVYLMGEGARGSVLSIAVAGRNQHQDTGAKMIHMAPNTTSTIVSKSISQHGGKTTYRGLVHFDKTAIGAKSNVKCDTLLMDSESVNDTLPYSEVETSQAEMEHEATVTKVSEEQLFYLQARGLTEEEATRLIILGFIEPFTRELPMEFAVEMNRLIKFEMEGAIG; this is encoded by the coding sequence ATGGCTAGTAAACCCACAATAGTCAACGAAGAATATCAATATGGGTTTAACGACGGGGATGTTGGGGTTCTTAAGTTTGCTCGGGGTTTAAGCCGCGAAACGGTTGAAGAAATATCCCGGATCAAACAAGAACCCAAGTGGATGCTAGATTTCCGTCTACATGCGTTGGATGTGTTTTATAAAAAGCCAATGCAAAATTGGGGAGCTGATCTCAGCAAGCTCAATTTCGACGATATCATCTATTATGTTAAACCATCGGAAAATCAAGGTCGTACATGGGACGAAGTGCCACAGGCCATTAAAGACACCTTTGAACGCTTAGGCATTCCTGAAGCCGAACGCAAATTCTTAGCAGGCGTCTCTGCCCAGTATGAATCAGAGGTTGTCTATCACTCTATTCGCAAGGACTTGGAGGAAAAAGGCATTATTTTCCTCGATACGGATTCGGCATTGCGGGAATATCCGGATCTGGTGCGGGAATATTTTGGTACCGTCATCCCGCCCGAAGATAACAAATTTGCCGCGCTCAACTCGGCTGTCTGGTCTGGCGGCTCGTTCGTCTATATCCCGAAAGGGGTCAAAAGCGATATTCCCCTTCAGGCATATTTCCGCATTAACTCGGAGAACATGGGACAGTTTGAACGCACCTTGATCATCGCCGATGAAGATTCCTTTGGGCATTACGTCGAGGGCTGTACCGCTCCCAGTTACAATTCGGAATCATTGCACTCAGCTGTTGTGGAAATTATCGTCAAGGATGGCGCACGGATGCGCTATACCACAGTTCAAAACTGGGCGCCCAATGTTTATAACCTTGTGACGAAACGCGCTGTCGCCTATAGAAATGCGACTATGGAGTGGGTTGATGGTAACATTGGATCCAAAGCCACGATGAAATACCCTTCCGTATATTTAATGGGAGAAGGGGCAAGGGGTAGTGTTTTGTCCATTGCCGTGGCGGGCCGCAATCAACACCAGGATACGGGCGCCAAAATGATTCACATGGCACCCAATACCACTTCAACGATTGTCTCGAAGTCCATCAGCCAACATGGAGGGAAAACAACTTATCGGGGCCTGGTGCATTTCGATAAAACCGCTATCGGAGCCAAGTCTAATGTCAAATGTGACACGTTACTTATGGACAGCGAATCCGTCAATGATACCCTGCCCTATAGTGAAGTGGAAACCAGTCAGGCCGAGATGGAGCATGAAGCTACCGTCACCAAAGTCAGTGAGGAACAACTGTTCTATTTACAAGCTCGGGGTTTAACCGAAGAGGAAGCCACGCGCCTTATTATCCTCGGTTTCATTGAACCCTTCACACGCGAACTGCCCATGGAATTTGCGGTCGAGATGAATCGTCTCATCAAGTTTGAGATGGAAGGAGCAATTGGCTAA
- a CDS encoding non-heme iron oxygenase ferredoxin subunit, whose product MAKWVRVASVEDLKEQNPLLVVLDNEDVALYRVKDQYFATDDLCSHAEASLAEGDLKGYLIHCPRHGGQFDVRTGEAKHFPAYAPIRTYPVKVEGNDIFIDTERE is encoded by the coding sequence TTGGCTAAGTGGGTTCGGGTAGCATCGGTTGAAGACCTGAAAGAGCAAAACCCCTTGCTGGTCGTATTGGATAACGAAGATGTTGCATTATATCGGGTGAAAGACCAATATTTCGCGACAGATGATTTGTGTTCGCATGCCGAGGCCTCGTTGGCTGAAGGTGATTTGAAAGGGTATTTAATTCATTGTCCTCGCCATGGCGGACAATTTGATGTCCGAACGGGCGAAGCCAAGCATTTTCCCGCTTATGCTCCCATTCGGACATATCCGGTCAAAGTTGAAGGAAATGATATTTTCATTGACACAGAACGAGAATAG